One window from the genome of Oryza glaberrima chromosome 3, OglaRS2, whole genome shotgun sequence encodes:
- the LOC127768301 gene encoding nascent polypeptide-associated complex subunit alpha-like protein 1: MVSEQTAPVATAEAELESSAAPPVKPDEAAAKAQPEDDAPVVEDAKDDDDDEEDDDDDEDEDEDGEQGAIGNEGSKQSRSEKKSRKAMMKLGMKPVTGVSRITIKRAKNILFVVSKPDVFKSPTSETYVIFGEAKIEDLSSQLQAQAAQQFRMQDLSKVMSKPDAAAAAPADEEEEVDETGIEPRDIDLVMTQASVSRAKAVKALKAHDGDIVSAIMELTA, from the exons atggTCAGCGAGCAAACGGCGCCGGTGGCGACCGCCGAGGCGGAGCTGGAgagcagcgccgcgccgcccgtcaAGCCCGACGAGGCCGCGGCCAAGGCGCAGCCGGAGGACGACGCCCCCGTTGTGGAGGATGCCaaggatgatgacgacgacgaagaagacgacgatgacgacgaggatgaggatgaagacG GTGAACAAGGTGCAATCGGAAACGAGGGCTCCAAGCAGAGCAGGAGCGAGAAAAAGAGCCGCAAGGCCATGATGAAGCTCGGAATGAAACCCGTCACGGGAGTCAGCAGGATTACCATCAAGAGAGCCAAGAAT ATACTGTTCGTGGTGTCCAAGCCTGACGTCTTCAAGAGCCCGACGTCGGAGACGTACGTCATATTCGGGGAGGCCAAGATCGAGGACCTGAGCTCCCAGCTGCAGGCGCAGGCCGCGCAGCAGTTCAGGATGCAAGACCTGAGCAAGGTGATGTCCAagccggacgcggcggcggcggcgccggccgacgaggaggaagaggtggaCGAGACAGGGATAGAGCCCCGCGACATCGACCTCGTCATGACGCAGGCCAGCGTGTCGCGGGCCAAGGCCGTCAAGGCGCTCAAGGCGCACGACGGCGACATTGTGAGCGCCATCATGGAGCTCACGGCCTGA
- the LOC127768298 gene encoding endoribonuclease Dicer homolog 1 translates to MAGGGVGGGAGEHAAAAYWYDACEDGASLLCGIDFAASADFDPGLIPAMDTGADDGFVAEIDRILESINAESSPAPPPPPPPPLPEPVPVAPPELPIQEKQLQVASAPVANNAVAVVGVVQRSKGVVARKEPRRESHGCAANGGGGGEWRDGKRPRLASGGVGGPRQEWRRRPMLPPPPSRGWDDRRGRRDFDRVRKHEHHRREARGFWERDRGGKMVFRPGTWEQESDREAKRARTQDGGSMEKKAEADRMGAAQLEKPVAEEHARQYQLEVLEQAKSRNTIAFLETGAGKTLIAVLLIKSVCDKMLKENKKMLAVFLVPKVPLVYQQAEVIRDRTGYRVGHYCGEMGQDFWDARKWQREFESKQVLVMTAQILLNILRHSIIKMDAIHLLILDECHHAVKKHPYSLVMSEFYHTTPKEKRPAVFGMTASPVNLKGVTSQEDCAIKIRNLESKLDSVVCTIKDRKELEKHVPMPLEVVVQYDKAATLWSLHEQIKQMESMVEEAALSSSKRTKWQFMGARDAGSRDELRLVYGVSERTESDGAANLIQKLRAINYALGELGQWCAYKVAQSFLTALQNDERANYQVDVKFQESYLKKVVDLLHCQLTEGAAMKSETSDVEMQNTEKHNTNDLEEGELPDSHAVSVGEHVDEVIGAAVADGKVTPRVQALIKILLKYQHTEDFRAIIFVERVVTALVLPKVLAELPSLSFIRCASLIGHNNNQEMRACQMQDTISKFRDGRVTLLVATSVAEEGLDIRQCNVVIRFDLAKTVLAYIQSRGRARKPGSDYILMLERGNISHETFLRNARNSEETLRKEAMERTDLSHLDGTSVLSPVDTSPGSMYQVESTGAVVSLNSAVGLIHFYCSQLPSDRYSILHPEFIMQKYEKPGGSVEYSCKLQLPCNAPFEKLEGPICSSIRLAQQAVCLAACKKLHEMGAFTDTLLPDRGSGEGEKTEQNDEGEPLPGTARHREFYPEGVADILRGEWILSGRDGYQNSQFIKLYMYSVNCVNVGTSKDPFVTQLSNFAIIFGNELDAEVLSTTMDLFVARTMITKASLVFRGRIEITESQLVLLKSFHVRLMSIVLDVDVDPSTTPWDPAKAYLFVPVGAEKCTDPLREIDWTLVNNIVNTDAWNNPLQRARPDVYLGTNERTLGGDRREYGFGKLRHGTAFGQKAHPTYGIRGAIAEFDIVKASGLVPARDRGHFSDYQNQGKLFMADSCWNAKDLAGMVVTAAHSGKRFYVDCICYNMNAENSFPRKEGYLGPLEYSSYADYYKQKYGVELIYRKQPLIRARGVSYCKNLLSPRFEHSDAREGDFSENLDKTYYVYLPPELCLVHPLPGSLVRGAQRLPSIMRRVESMLLAVQLKDIIDYPVPATKILEALTAASCQETFCYERAELLGDAYLKWVVSRFLFLKYPQKHEGQLTRMRQQMVSNMVLYQYALNKTLQSYIQADRFAPSRWAAPGVLPVFDEESREYEPSIFDEESTGCELQKESYDDYADNMQEDGEIEGDSSCYRVLSSKTLADVVEALIGVYYVAGGKIAANHLMKWIGIHAELDPEEIPPPKPYDIPESIMRSINFDTLKGVLGIEFQNKGLLVEAITHASRPSSGVSCYQRLEFVGDAVLDHLITRHLFFTYTDLPPGRLTDLRAAAVNNENFARVAVKHKLHVHLRHGSSALETQIREFVKDVQEELLKPGFNSFGLGDCKAPKVLGDIVESIAGAIFLDSGYDTSVVWKVFQPLLHPMVTPETLPMHPVRELQERCQQQAEGLEYKASRAGNIATVEVFVDGVQIGVAQNPQKKMAQKLAARNALVVLKEKETATKKEDERDGEKKNGAQMFTRQTLNDICLRRQWPMPQYRCVNEGGPAHAKRFVYSVRVNTSDRGWTDECIGEPMPSVKKAKDSAAVLLLELLNRDFPDKPDGKQP, encoded by the exons ATGGCGggaggaggagttggaggaggcGCTGGcgagcacgcggcggcggcgtactgGTACGACGCGTGCGAGGACGGCGCGTCGCTGCTGTGCGGCATCGACTTCGCCGCGTCCGCGGACTTCGACCCCGGCCTCATACCCGCGATGGacaccggcgccgacgacggcttcGTCGCCGAGATCGACAGGATACTCGAGAGCATCAACGCGGAGAGCTCCCCTGcgcccccacccccgccgccgccgccgctacctgAGCCCGTGCCTGTGGCTCCGCCGGAGCTACCGATTCAGGAAAAGCAATTACAGGTGGCCTCTGCGCCCGTGGCCAACAATGccgtggcggtggtgggcgtTGTGCAGAGAAGTAAAGGCGTGGTGGCGAGGAAGGAGCCGAGGAGGGAGTCGCATGGCTGCGCTGcaaatggcggcggcggtggggagtgGAGGGACGGGAAGCGCCCGCGCCTCGCCTCCGGTGGTGTCGGGGGACCGCGTCaggagtggcggcggaggccgatgctgccaccaccgccctcgCGTGGGTGGGATGACCGGCGTGGAAGGCGCGATTTCGACAGGGTCCGCAAGCACGAGCACCATCGGCGCGAGGCCCGGGGTTTCTGGGAGCGTGACCGCGGCGGCAAGATGGTGTTCCGCCCAGGCACCTGGGAGCAGGAGTCTGACCGCGAGGCAAAGCGTGCCAGGACGCAGGATGGAGGCTCCATGGAGAAGAAGGCAGAGGCAGATAGGATGGGGGCTGCGCAGCTGGAGAAGCCTGTCGCGGAGGAGCATGCAAGGCAATACCAGCTAGAGGTGCTTGAGCAAGCTAAGAGCAGGAACACAATAGCCTTCCTGGAGACCGGCGCAGGGAAGACTCTCATCGCCGTGCTTCTCATCAAAAGTGTGTGCGATAAAATGCTCAAGGAGAACAAGAAGATGCTTGCTGTCTTCTTGGTTCCCAAGGTGCCTCTTGTGTATCAG CAAGCTGAGGTGATTCGTGACAGAACCGGCTATCGTGTTGGGCATTATTGTGGAGAGATGGGACAGGATTTCTGGGATGCTAGAAAGTGGCAGCGCGAATTCGAGTCGAAACAG GTACTAGTTATGACAGCCCAAATTTTGTTAAACATCCTCAGGCACAGTATTATTAAAATGGATGCGATACATCTTTTGATTTTAGATGAGTGCCATCATGCAGTGAAAAAACATCCATATTCTCTAGTGATGTCAGAATTTTATCACACGACTCCGAAGGAGAAGAGGCCAGCAGTTTTCGGTATGACGGCTTCTCCTGTCAATCTAAAAG GAGTGACGAGTCAAGAGGACTGTGCCATCAAGATAAGAAATCTTGAGAGCAAACTAGATTCAGTAGTTTGTACCATCAAAGATCGTAAAGAGCTTGAGAAGCATGTCCCCATGCCTTTGGAAGTTGTTGTCCAATATGACAAAGCAGCCACTCTTTGGTCCTTGCATGAGCAAATCAAACAAATGGAAAGCATGGTTGAAGAAGCTGCACTCTCTAGCTCTAAGAGAACTAAATGGCAGTTCATGGGGGCTAGGGATGCTGGGTCTAGAGATGAGCTGCGTCTTGTCTATGGTGTTTCAGAGCGTACAGAGAGTGATGGTGCGGCTAATTTAATCCAGAAGTTGAGAGCTATAAATTATGCTTTAGGTGAACTTGGACAATGGTGTGCATATAAG GTTGCACAGTCCTTTTTGACTGCATTACAAAATGATGAAAGGGCAAACTATCAGGTTGATGTCAAGTTTCAAgagtcttatttaaaaaaggtTGTTGATCTGTTACACTGCCAGTTGACTGAAGGGGCTGCAATGAAAAGTGAGACCAGTGATGTTGAAATGCAAAATACTGAAAAACACAACACAAATGACCTTGAGGAGGGGGAGCTGCCTGACAGTCATG CTGTTTCTGTAGGTGAGCATGTAGATGAAGTTATCGGCGCTGCCGTAGCAGATGGTAAAGTTACTCCTAGGGTGCAGGCTTTGATCAAAATACTTCTCAAATATCAGCATACTGAGGATTTTCGTGCCATAATCTTTGTGGAGAGAGTTGTGACAGCATTAGTTCTTCCTAAG GTATTGGCAGAACTTCCATCTCTAAGTTTTATTCGATGTGCAAGCTTGATAGGCCATAACAATAATCAAGAGATGCGCGCGTGCCAGATGCAGGATACAATTTCAAAATTTCGTGATGGCCGT GTTACACTTTTAGTCGCAACAAGCGTTGCAGAGGAAGGGCTTGATATTCGACAGTGCAATGTTGTCATTCGATTTGACCTTGCAAAGACCGTCTTAGCCTACATACAGTCACGTGGTCGTGCAAGAAAGCCTGGATCTGATTATATATTAATGCTTGAAAG GGGCAATATATCACATGAAACTTTTTTGAGGAATGCTCGGAATAGTGAGGAGACGTTGAGAAAGGAAGCTATGGAAAGAACCGATCTTAGTCATTTGGATGGTACTTCTGTGTTGAGTCCTGTTGATACATCACCTGGTTCAATGTATCAGGTTGAATCAACAGGTGCTGTTGTCAGCTTGAACTCAGCAGTTGGACTCATACATTTTTACTGTTCACAGTTGCCAAGTGACAG ATACTCAATTCTTCATCCGGAATTCATTATGCAAAAGTATGAGAAGCCAGGTGGTTCAGTGGAATATTCTTGCAAGCTTCAGCTCCCTTGTAATGCCCCGTTCGAAAAACTTGAGGGTCCTATATGCAGTTCAATACGACTGGCACAGCAG GCTGTTTGTTTGGCTGCTTGTAAGAAGCTGCATGAGATGGGTGCCTTCACAGATACGCTCTTACCTGACAGAGGAAGCGGGGAAGGGGAAAAAACTGAGCAGAATGATGAAGGTGAACCACTTCCTGGAACAGCTCGCCATAGAGAGTTTTATCCTGAAGGTGTTGCTGATATTCTACGG GGAGAATGGATTTTATCTGGCAGAGATGGCTACCAAAACTCTCAATTTATTaagttatatatgtattctGTGAACTGTGTAAATGTTGGGACTTCTAAGGACCCTTTCGTTACACAACTTTCAAATTTTGCAATTATTTTTGGCAATGAGCTGGATGCAGAG gttTTATCGACGACGATGGATCTCTTTGTTGCAAGGACAATGATAACAAAGGCATCTCTCGTATTCCGTGGACGAATTGAAATTACAGAAAGTCAG CTGGTGTTGCTGAAGAGCTTTCATGTTAGGCTCATGAGCATAGTACTTGATGTTGATGTTGATCCCTCAACTACACCTTGGGATCCCGCAAAAGCATACCTCTTTGTCCCTGTAGGAGCTGAGAAGTGTACAGATCCTTTAAGAGAGATTGATTGGACTTTGGTTAACAACATTGTTAACACTGATGCCTGGAACAATCCACTTCAGAGGGCACGCCCAGATGTCTATCTAGGCACCAATGAACGAACACTTGGTGGGGATAGGAGGGAATACGGGTTTGGGAAATTGCGCCATGGGACTGCTTTTGGACAAAAGGCCCATCCTACTTATGGTATTAGGGGAGCTATTGCTGAATTTGACATTGTGAAAGCATCTGGATTAGTTCCTGCTCGTGATAGAGGACATTTTAGTGATTATCAGAACCAAGGCAAGTTGTTCATGGCAGATTCATGTTGGAATGCTAAAGATCTTGCTGGAATGGTTGTCACTGCTGCCCACTCAGGGAAGAGGTTTTATGTGGACTGCATTTGCTATAACATGAATGCAGAAAATTCATTCCCTAGGAAAGAAGGCTACCTGGGGCCATTGGAGTATAGTTCATATGCTGATTACTACAAGCAGAA GTATGGTGTGGAGTTAATCTATAGGAAACAGCCTCTTATACGGGCCCGTGGTGTTTCATATTGCAAGAATCTTCTTTCTCCTAGATTTGAGCATTCTGACG CTAGAGAAGGTGACTTCTCTGAGAACCTTGACAAAACATACTACGTGTATTTGCCACCTGAGTTGTGCCTTGTGCACCCACTTCCTGGATCACTAGTTCGTGGAGCTCAGAGGTTGCCCTCAATAATGAGAAGGGTGGAGAGCATGCTTCTTGCAGTTCAATTGAAGGACATAATTGATTACCCTGTTCCTGCAACTAAG ATACTAGAAGCCTTGACTGCTGCATCATGCCAGGAGACATTCTGCTATGAAAGAGCAGAGCTGCTGGGTGATGCATACCTGAAATGGGTCGTGAGTAGATTCCTCTTCCTAAAATATCCTCAAAAGCATGAGGGACAGCTTACAAGGATGCGGCAGCAGATGGTTAGTAACATGGTCCTGTACCAATATGCTCTGAATAAAACCCTCCAATCATATATTCAAGCAGACCGGTTTGCTCCATCAAGATGGGCAGCTCCAGGAGTGCTACCTGTATTCGATGAAGAGTCTAGAGAGTATGAACCTTCCATCTTTGACGAGGAATCAACTGGTTGCGAGTTACAGAAGGAATCCTATGATGACTATGCAGATAACATGCAAGAAGATGGTGAAATTGAAGGAGACTCTAGCTGCTATCGGGTTCTGTCGAGCAAAACTTTAGCGGATGTTGTTGAGGCACTTATTGGGGTGTATTATGTAGCAGGAGGGAAAATCGCTGCAAACCACCTGATGAAATGGATTGGAATTCATGCAGAGTTGGATCCTGAAGAGATCCCACCTCCAAAGCCATATGACATTCCTGAGAGCATAATGAGAAGCATCAACTTTGACACGTTGAAAGGTGTCTTGGGTATCGAATTCCAGAATAAAGGTTTACTTGTTGAGGCCATAACACATGCATCGAGACCATCTTCTGGTGTTTCCTGTTACCAGCGTTTGGAATTTGTTGGTGATGCTGTGTTGGATCATCTCATAACCAGGCATTTGTTTTTTACATATACTGACCTACCTCCTGGCCGCTTGACTGATTTGAGAGCTGCAGCTGTTAATAATGAGAATTTTGCAAGGGTTGCAGTTAAGCATAAGCTGCATGTACATCTTCGCCATGGATCATCTGCATTAGAAACACAG ATTCGAGAGTTTGTGAAAGATGTCCAAGAGGAGCTTTTGAAACCAGGTTTCAATTCTTTTGGGCTTGGGGATTGTAAGGCTCCTAAAGTTCTTGGTGACATTGTTGAGTCGATTGCTGGCGCGATATTCCTGGATAGTGGATATGATACCTCAGTGGTCTGGAAG GTTTTTCAGCCACTCCTTCATCCAATGGTGACGCCAGAGACCCTTCCGATGCATCCAGTTAGGGAGCTCCAAGAACGCTGCCAACAGCAGGCTGAAGGCCTGGAATACAAAGCATCCCGAGCAGGCAACATAGCTACTGTTGAAGTATTTGTTGATGGTGTTCAGATCGGTGTAGCTCAGAACCCTCAGAAGAAGATGGCACAGAAGTTGGCAGCGAGGAATGCACTTGTGGTCCTGAAGGAGAAGGAAACCGCAACAAAGAAAGAAGATGAAAGGGATGGCGAGAAGAAAAATGGTGCTCAGATGTTCACCAGGCAGACCCTGAACGACATCTGCTTGAGAAGGCAGTGGCCAATGCCTCAGTACAGGTGCGTAAACGAGGGTGGCCCTGCCCATGCTAAAAGATTCGTCTATTCGGTGAGGGTGAACACTTCTGATCGTGGATGGACGGATGAATGCATTGGAGAGCCAATGCCTAGTGTGAAGAAGGCTAAAGACTCTGCTGCAGTTCTTCTCCTCGAGCTTCTGAATAGAGATTTCCCTGACAAGCCTGACGGTAAGCAGCCGTAG